From the genome of Zalophus californianus isolate mZalCal1 chromosome 6, mZalCal1.pri.v2, whole genome shotgun sequence, one region includes:
- the TMEM30B gene encoding cell cycle control protein 50B encodes MTWSATARGAHQPDNTAFTQQRLPAWQPLLSASIALPLFFCAGLAFIGLGLGLFYSSNGIKELEYDYTGNPGTGNCSACALADRDRAPPLRCSCSWYFSLPELFPGPVYLYYELTNFYQNNRRYSVSRDDTQLSGLPSALRHPANECAPYQRRASGLPIAPCGAIANSLFNDSFSLWHQRQPGGPYVEVPLDRTGIAWWTDCHVKFRNPPLVNGSLALAFRGTAPPPNWPRPVYELSPDPNNTGFINQDFVVWMRTAALPTFRKLYARIRQGNYSTGLPRGAYLVNITYNYPVRAFGGHKLIVFSNISWMGGKNPFLGIAYLVVGSLCILMGFVMLVVYIRYQDQNDEDEDEE; translated from the coding sequence ATGACCTGGAGCGCCACAGCCCGGGGCGCCCACCAGCCCGACAACACGGCGTTCACGCAGCAGCGCCTTCCCGCCTGGCAGCCGCTGCTGTCGGCCAGCATCGCGCTGCCGCTCTTCTTCTGCGCCGGCCTGGCCTTCAtcggcctgggcctgggcctctTCTACTCCTCCAACGGTATCAAGGAGCTCGAGTACGACTACACGGGCAACCCGGGCACCGGCAACTGCTCGGCGTGCGCCCTGGCCGACCGGGACCGCGCGCCGCCGCTCCGCTGCTCGTGCTCCTGGTACTTCTCGCTGCCAGAGCTCTTCCCGGGCCCCGTGTACCTCTACTACGAGCTGACCAACTTCTACCAGAACAACCGGCGCTACAGCGTGTCCCGCGACGACACGCAGCTGAGCGGGCTGCCGAGCGCGCTGCGCCACCCGGCCAACGAGTGCGCCCCCTACCAGCGCCGCGCCTCCGGCCTGCCCATCGCGCCCTGCGGCGCCATCGCCAACAGCCTCTTCAACGACTCCTTTTCGCTGTGGCACCAGCGCCAGCCCGGAGGGCCGTACGTCGAGGTGCCGCTCGACCGCACCGGCATCGCCTGGTGGACCGACTGCCACGTCAAGTTCCGCAACCCGCCGCTGGTGAACGGCAGCCTGGCGCTGGCCTTCCGAGGCACCGCGCCGCCGCCCAACTGGCCCCGGCCGGTCTACGAGCTGAGCCCCGACCCGAACAACACCGGCTTCATCAACCAGGACTTCGTGGTGTGGATGCGCACGGCGGCGCTGCCCACGTTCCGCAAGCTGTACGCGCGCATCCGCCAGGGCAACTACTCGACCGGCCTGCCGCGCGGCGCCTACCTCGTCAACATCACCTACAACTACCCGGTGCGCGCCTTCGGCGGCCACAAGCTCATCGTCTTCAGCAACATCTCGTGGATGGGCGGCAAGAACCCCTTCCTAGGCATCGCCTACCTGGTCGTCGGCTCGCTCTGCATCCTCATGGGCTTTGTCATGCTGGTCGTCTACATTCGCTACCAGGACCAGAACGACGAGGACGAGGACGAGGAGTGA